In one window of Henckelia pumila isolate YLH828 chromosome 1, ASM3356847v2, whole genome shotgun sequence DNA:
- the LOC140876370 gene encoding uncharacterized protein gives MALRSLDNKLPITPERPKKQAKLSEQIHKEKKQQHPDFAVNNENQHPSSLPNSTDVSVDYVPSENLQAFQEPEVKIQSLVGGLESKDWLKVCESLNDVRRLALFHSSMLLPILENVVSVMVKAMKNPRSALCKTSIMASSDIFKAFGEKFLESTTSDSFNNLLLQLLLKASQDKKFVCEEADRGLKTMVEFIAPLALLHKLKAYVGHSNLKVRAKAAISISSCVSKMELESMQEYGLVALIQTAASLLNDKLPEAREAARGIVSSLFEAFTENEEEKQEKWQSFCQSNLPAIHAQAMVKLVSPKLEGN, from the exons ATGGCGCTCAGGTCTCTTGATAATAAGCTGCCAATCACACCAGAAAGGCCCAAGAAACAAGCGAAGCTCTCAGAGCAGATTCACAAGGAGAAGAAGCAGCAGCATCCTGATTTTGCCGTGAATAACGAAAACCAACACCCTTCGTCGCTACCGAATTCTACAGATGTCTCCGTAGATTATGTTCCTTCTGAAAATCTCCAAGCGTTTCAAGAACCAGAAGTGAAGATCCAG AGTCTTGTTGGAGGGTTAGAGTCAAAAGACTGGTTGAAGGTTTGTGAGTCACTGAATGATGTCAGGCGGCTGGCACTCTTTCACTCTAGCATGTTGCTGCCAATTTT GGAAAATGTGGTGTCAGTAATGGTGAAAGCAATGAAGAATCCAAGAAGTGCATTGTGCAAGACCTCAATCATGGCTTCCTCTGATATATTTAAGGCTTTTGGTGAAAAGTTTCTTGAATCCACCACTTCTGATTCTTTCAACAATTTG TTGCTGCAGCTACTTCTGAAAGCCTCTCAAGATAAGAAATTTGTATGTGAAGAAGCAGACAGGGGATTAAAGACAATGGTGGAGTTTATTGCCCCTCTAGCTCTTCTCCATAAGCTCAAGGCATATGTGGGGCACTCGAACCTCAAAGTCCGAGCAAAAGCCGCAATTTCCATCTCCAGTTGTGTCTCTAAGATG GAACTCGAAAGTATGCAAGAATATGGCCTGGTTGCGTTGATCCAAACCGCAGCAAGTTTGCTAAATGATAAGCTGCCAGAAGCAAGGGAGGCAGCTAGAGGTATTGTAAGCTCGTTGTTTGAAGCATTTACAGAGAATGAAGAAGAGAAGCAGGAGAAATGGCAAAGCTTTTGCCAATCTAATCTGCCAGCCATCCATGCACAAGCTATGGTTAAACTTGTTTCTCCTAAATTGGAAGGGAACTAG